The genomic DNA tacatgaaatgcttccaagtattttgtcatttgtattatATGAGCTTGGGAAAATCTTGACGTAATTGTAAAAGTAATCATTCACATGGACATTGAGTATAGAGCCGGCTCTACTGAATTATCTTGGACATGTTTGACTTTCCTCTGTGTTTGACTGAAGCACTGTATTCGTCTGCCACTGCTAGGCATTCTGTGGTGTGGGGCGGGTTCATAATGTGCCGAGCTGAAAAGATGCACTGGCAGTGCCTGTAACCTAGGAATCGAACTCTGGATGCAAATCGAGTTCTCTACCCACTACATCACCGTGTATTTCAGCGGGTGTGGTTCAGTCAGCTGAGTGTGTCATGTGCACTTCCAACTCACACCACTTTTTTTTGCCACCCATTTGAGAAGGAACAAAATGCATCAGTTTTTGGAACAGGACAAAGGAATCTCACTACTGAGTGTTAAGTGATTTAATCTTGAGTATGACTAACCGTTCCTAAAGCCACaggacagacacatacacagtacaagATCTTCATGCGTTCACCCCAGACTCTTTTACTAAAAAGTTAAGTCAGTTAAAAGTCCAAACAAAGATTATGCAGGTGCAAAGGTCCAAGGTTCTGAACTGCTGGTCACACAAAGGTTGTATTTCCCAGCAGCCATAACCAGTTCTCTGCTCTTGCCTAATGACTGAAGCTAAGCACatgtgggcttggttagcacTTGTGTGGGAGAAATCTTGGGAAAGCTTACGTTGCCACTGGAAGTGGTGCTGGAGGGCTAGCTGGGAGTGGTCCTAGGACAGCCCAGTGCTCCAGCACCGACTGATGAGATGTtgaaccgaggtcctgactcactgtggccaaaATGCCTGTAAAAGTGTCCCTTGATGTTGATCACAGAGTAGATCAGGAGTCTtaaaccctgctcctggagagccacatgATCTGCTGGTCTTCCTTGTTATTCTGCActtaatcaattaaagcagctgactACGGTCACATGGTTACTTGGGTCTGAATGGGGTGCTGGTtttaaagggaaaacaaaaaccagcaggagcTTGTGGCTCTCAAAGGTTCAGCTTAATTCCCATCTTGGTTTTCTCGAACTGTTACCTAATTATCCTCTGGTTAAACTGACTCAAAAAACCCCTCCTTCTCCACTTCAGGAGTTGCGTGGTGCTTgtcctggcacaaaatggctgccatacaTCACCAAGGTGTAGTGGCGCCTGATGTGAGCTTCTCCCATTCACTGTAATTCACTTTCAGATTGTGACATGAGAagctgtttaattaaaaacctaTTTCAGCACTGACATCAGTTTTAGTACATTAATagttttcagtatttatttgtcaatatttaattgtagattttcatttgtttataacTCTTCATGAAACTCATCCTGTTTTCCAAACCATGAATTCAAAGGCAGAACTCTTTACCTGCTAAAGTACCTCATTGAAGTGTTAGGGCTTTtcgataaaaataaatctcttcACCCTTATACTGATGCCCACTGGGAGACAATAGGAATCCTGTATTTAACCTAGCAGTGCTATGAGGTTTAAATTCACTGACCTTCCACATCCTCAGTTTTCTATAAGGGATTTTAGAATAGGATCACTTTTGACTAAATGGATGTAGATGCATGAAATCACAAAATGTcttcacaaaagcaaaaaaatggcCTGGTACTAGGTCATACATATACTGAAGtaagtttcattttttcatttcatcttAAAAGTACTTTTCAGTACTTTATCTTGATCAAAATGatgtcaaaaatatatttgtatttagtgaaaaataaaagttcacCAATGTGGACTCTTGCTTTGTAGTGTGTCAATTGTTTGATGTGGTAAGAGTTTTACTATATGTGCCAAAAACAACACTTATTGGGCTTGTCAATAAAAGTGCTCAGAAATctatacattctttattgatgTTTGCACAACCATCAAACAGCCTGATGATACACAAATTGGTAGACTGAAGGTCATCGCACTGGACTGTTGGATGCTGGGTACATAAGTAGGTTCATGAAATTATAAGAACAAAGCAGCAACAGAGAATACAgtatggtgggggtggggtcactGTGCATTCCACCACTTTTATGTCACAGATGAAATAGTGTTGTAATTCACTAATGCCTTTTAACACGTGTCCAAACAGAGTTCCTCCCAAAGTCTCCTTGGAGACCAGCAACAACAGAGATAAAAGCCAGGATTAACTTGGATGTTTTACAACCGATGAAGAGAGCTTtcaactttcttttttcctgaagCATGGATTATAAAGATGCGTGATTTGTTAGCTCGGTTTGATGAAAGTCATGTGCCTCtctgtgggggttggggggtgattGTAGTGTAAAACCACTGTTACagaataattaaacaaatgcgcaaagatgcacagcagccaatgGGCAAGGAGCCATggtaacataattaaaaataggtAAGGGGCAAAATTAACAGAAGAAGCAGCTGACATATTTAAGAttaacaacaaaagaaaaacacaagtgTATTCCAGCTCAGTGACTGGACCTCCATCTGGTCAGTTTTGGAAGCAGTCAGCAGGCCCAGCTCTCTCCACAGCACATTGCTGAAGACCGGGATACGAGGGACAGAAAAGCGTCTGGATCCGAGCCCGCCGAGCTACAGCATTTCAGCTCAGCCCTCACGAGCGGACGGGTTTCTGGAAGAACAGACTGTTCTTTTTAACAAGCCAGCCCCTGGAAAGCGCTCAACGCAAACACCCCTCACATTTTCCTGGTCTTCTCCGCACCCGTTAAGCCCTGCAGATTCCCCTCAGTTTTAGCTACGGAACAATGCACCCAATCACAGGGCTTCGTTCTCTGTGGCACCCGTGACTCATACCCCACcagtgagttgtgtgtgtgtgggcgcgttTTGGTGTTGAAGCTCAACATGACCACAACCCTATCCCATGCTATAACAATAGCCTTTCACAGCAACAAACATCTCCACCTAGGTCTCCGGTCACCTGTGCCCCAAGAACACACAAGATTAAGCACGTTCCCTCGTACAATCTTATAAACCAGCGACTTGTTTACACCCTTCAGGCCACAGAGTTCTGTGGGAGAGCTTTGCCAACCATAGAACAGGTGTAACTCACAGATACGTGCAGCTAGCATCAGGGCTAAAGTGAAATACACCTGTCCAATGGCAGGATTAATGGTGTCCTGCCCCTATGGACTACTGGTCATAGATAGCTAATGACTCAGTCAAAGATGGGGCCTGCAATGTCTGTGCTACAGGGAGTAGCAAGTACACATAGGGAGCACCAGACCAGGAGCAAGATGTAAGTTATGTTCCCCTTTCATGTCATTAGGAGCCAGGGACAAGAAAGTAAGCGTGGCTGACTCGTAGAAGTACAGACCACTGATTTTCAGGGGTTTTTTTCCCAGCGCATTGAGTTCTGAAAAGCAGACAAGGCTGTAGTTCTGCTTCTACAGGGTTCAGTAAAATATCagcatccccctcccccaccaagaGCTGATTCTGAAATTAcaccaattttattttccagtgttTGGCCTTTACCTTAACTTAGAAAAGGCTGGCGTGGATTCATTGTGAATGGAGCCTGGCAGAAAATGGTAGTCATTTACTtttctgtactttaaccactGTGTGGACAATGCATCACTCATATTAGAAGTAGCCAATCGAAAACGGTCATTTGAGATCCAAAGCGATCGTCATATTTGCTGTTTGATGTCATTTCCGGTTATCAACACTTAGCACAGCGGCGACAGGAAATCTACATTAAGGCAATTCTGTGTGTATTCTCGTGCGTAAGCAGAATTGTTTTTGTGCCATTGGTCACAGCAGGAATGGGAGGTCAGCGGACACTCGCATGAATTAATTGCCTGGGCAAAAACAattcagaggaaaaacaaaatcataagATCTCATTATGAAGGCAATATTACATCAAGTATTCTGCAAGCTTAGCATTCTGCATGGTGTATCGGTTACCAAATCACTGtggaaaattgtgaaaatgagaGGGAACCTCCATTTGAAAAATCCATAATCTAAAAATGTTAAGGATGCCAAATGAAGAATACTTCTTTTTTGGCTACCGTTCCAAAATGTCTGACTCCCACAgttattcaaattttaaaaggcAAGCAAAGGCTGAACCCTACACCATTTCTGGCTGCAAAGACCCCATTTTTGAAGGGACATCGACTTCTCAAAGGGGTACGCAATTTCAGAACAGGAATTAAACCACAAATTGTCTTAGTTTAGCCTTTTCTGAACTCTTGAAATAGTTTTTTCAGAGGATGTTCCacttaaaattaaacaaaagcaaTATATTGGAAAAAGCAAACACTACAAACATGTAAACATAATTCTGATGCTAAACCCAACGTGAAAAAGGCCCATTTAAAGATCTGGGATCCAGCCGAGCGGCATCAACACACTGGGAATGTTTTATACAAGCGCCCGCCTGCCTGTAGTCAGACTGTGAGAAAATCCACCCCGGCTTTGCCGGGAGCTTCAATCCATATCTTATCAGCGAGAGCCGTTCCTTTCACTGAGTCTGCAAGTCACCAAGGCCATGCCAGAGACCCTGCCAGTTACGAAGCGTATTTCGTTACAGCGATTCGTCCCTGTCCTGTAAGGCGAGGGCTCCCAAACCAGGACCCACTTAGTCCAAGGATTCCTACGGGGTCCGAAGCAAAAcgaaaagggaagaaaaaaaaatctcccttttaaaaatatttagttttctgtttatatttccatatttcaaaaattacatattttatacacTCAGATAAAAAGAAACTATGTCTGAGTTTACACATCCTTGGTAATACTgtgattattgtaattattacatatttagattgTACTAATGAGTACAAGTCCTATTCTGAGCCATGATACAGTGGCACTGCAATTTAGCCAAGCTTCCATGTAGTCATGTAATAGCATGTTAAAGAGCCTGTAGtgcatgttttcaaaatggTGTCAAGgctaacctttttttaaaattatttatttatttattttttttaaaggaggggTCCCATATTCACAGGGTTCCCACTTTAGGTAGCTTTGGGATTAAAACATTTTGGGGAACCCCGGCAGTTCAAGACTCACTCACCTGAGAGCGAAAGCAAGGAAATGGGGGAACCGGTAACAGGCAAAATGGCGGCCGGGAAGAGGGAACGTGAAGGCTAACGGCTCTCTGCGGACGAGACGCCCGTGCTATTCAAACGGCCAGAGTCCGTGTGCTCCTAATGCCACAGAGCGCTGCTTTGGATACTGTTCAATTAAACCGATTCACAGTCTCCGCAAGTTCTCAAAACACCAGGAGTCACCATATAGTCTGATTTAGCGTAACTCAGTCATTGTGATTCTTACAATTCAGTACCATTCAAACAACCAACCGCACTtgcttatatatatacatatacatatatatatatatatatatatatataaaaccaagtgtatatatatactctgccacatatttttctgttttaaaaaacgTGTTCCATATGATTAGAGACAAATATTCTATCTATATCACCTGCTGAAGTACCTTGTAAGATTGTgtctttatacatttttaatgaggaAGGTAGTTAagttttcaaaacaatttgGCACTATATTAACTCAttagttttttctgtttttttgtcaggCAGTTGAACGCCCACATTCACTAAACACCGTCatgttatataaaaatatcCTGGAAAAAGATTAACTACATATATATTCATGACACATATCGAAGCAGATTCAATtcattttaaggaaaaaaaatagtacCAAATAATCTGTAGACTATATCTCTACCATTACTAACATATTGCACAGATGAAcagtaaaatgcacaaatggtACTCTGAAAAtcacatatgtacacatacaaatatgttTTGCTGATGAACCAGCAGGAAGCTATGCTGCTCTGGGCCATTAGAAAGAACAATAATTTTATATCACTTATGGAATGTCGGAATGCAAATATGTGAAATCCGCATTCAATTCGGACGCAGCGAGGCCCAGATTTTATACCTTTGGCTGTCCTACCGTACGCAGCCACCAGGGGGAAACAAAGAGTGTGATTTAGAAGGAGCTGGATAGTCTTGCAGCAAGAGCTTCCCAACGACGGACTGTTCACAGGGATCAAAGGCAGCACAGAGGCCTCGCAGCAAGATGCATAACTCAAGAACACAGGTCGTGCACATCCGGTGAGACAAAAAGCCACCATCTTTGGACCACCTCTCAGGCTGACTGTGTTCGACAGGATATGACAACACAGACATCACCCGGAGACTTACTTCCTAACGTACTGAGTTCTGCATGATGCTGTGAAGCCTTTGAGCCCTGTGATAAAGCCTGCGGTCAGTTTTCCCGCCACCAGTCGGGGTTCGTTCAACCCTCGATCCGACGGGGGCGGGGTCTCTGTTTTACAGCAGGCGGCAGCTGCCGAAGGGGGTTTTGCTCTTCTTGGTCCTTTGTCGGTTCGGTCGCAGGTTGATGACCTCACAGCCGTTCAGGCTGCTGGAGTTTTGCCCGGAGTGGCTGCCTCCTGCCGTGTTGAACACCCCtgtgaaaggaaaggagagcGCGACTGAGCGGAGGGCTGGATCTAACgaaaggaggagagaagcaATACACACATCCGATGTACAGAGCTACATTCTCTTTCAGCATGTAGTAAGACTGCACATCGATTTACTGATCATTTACTCATGAGGAACACGATGGATAATTCATTGATCACGTGAGGAAAAATGAGTGACTTTGATTTGGCTACTTTCTCCTAGCTGGATAAATACCTACTGTTGCTAGGTAATAGTAAACAACTTCCAGACTGACTGAATGAGGCCCGTTTCACTACAAACCCTCAAAAAATGTAGCCAAGACAGTGTGCAAGTCTTCTGCTTTTATGTATTgacaaaaaaagatatattttccACCCAATTTCTCACAGTACAGAACACCCAATCATGTACAGCCGtgcttgtgatgtcaccagctgcGTCTATCTACACGCGCCGCCACGTTTTCACAGACCCCAGCGGGAGGAAGACGCATAACCTGCAGCTTCAGCAAGCCGCCTGcgggggtcactagagagcgaCCGATCAGCGCATCTCGATTGGCTGAAGCCTCCCTGAtcgtaccctaaccctaaccctgaccctgatCGCAGGGGATCGAATGCGAGCGCACTGGAGCAGACGGCGCGCCCGTCAGGATCACACCGCGCTCCGCAGCTACCCCGCAGCGACCGGCGATCCGGACGCGGGCGTCTGTCCCGCTAACACTCGGCTGGGTACCTGAGCACCACTGCGGTGTGCGGTTAACGGTTAGCGGTGGGCGTACCGATTTTATTGCTGGTTGTGTGCACCACCTCCGTCTCCTCCGCGCTCTGCTGCTTCAGTCTCTGCAGGTATTTGTCCGCCAGGTACTTGAAAACTGCGGAAACATCAGGAACAGAAAAGAGGCTTCATTCACCACGGGTTGCTCTGGCTCAGGACCACCTACAGGCCTGAATGTAAACACATGCTAATATATGCTAACAAATGCGCGCAGGGCGCTGATCTCTTAAGCCACTCGTCTCCTTCACAATTTAACCACTTCCTGTGTTCCTGCCCTGTGCCAGTTACAAAAACATTGTTGTTGACTAACTTTAATTTTGAGTGAATCTCATCAGAGCACACTAAAGTTTTAACTCTTGTCTTATAGAGGATTCTCTATAACAGTTGAGAGACAAACGATACAGCAGCTTCAGACATCTGGTCATGTGATCGTGTTGCCATGTGACCCACCTTCATTGACATTGAGGTCCTCTTTCACTGAAGTGCGGTAGAACCTCAGCTTCAGCTTCTTGGCCAATCCCTCTGCCTCCTCACTGTGGACACCCCAAAAACAGCCCCAACGGGACCCCCCGTCAGAACAGCCCCAATAGGACCCCTGTCAAAACACTCCCAACAGGACTCCCATCAAAACAGCTCCAAACAGGACCCCTGAAAAAACAGCCCCAACAAGACCTCCCTCAGAACATCCCCAATAGGACCCCCGTCAAAACACCCCCAACAGGACCTCATTCAGAATCACATACTCTATGTCAGAGGCTCCCAAATCATTTTATGCAAAGGCCCCATAAGCGTCTTCAGACTCATCTACAAATAAAATACCTTTGTCCAACATTCACTGCTACCTGCAATGCAGTCCCTATTAAACACTAGCACATGGAAGCACACTGTGCTTTGTGATATCATTATATCATGGTACGTACAAGCCATGGCTATTAAAACAATACAATCatgtaaaaataatgacaatattaCCCAGTATTACAATAGTAATATATGaagtaaattttttttcttagagcTAAAATTACATAATATAAGAGGTACGAaaatatgaacaataataaattataaatgggAAAACATTCTTTTCTGCTGTGAACTCACTGGAGCTCCTTGACAGACACCCTGGGATCctgaataaagtaaatatttcacttcctgtgcagaACCCCGAATCAGgctcacactttttttttttttttcagcaccgGAGTGGTAcgttttgtacgttgctttggataaaagcatctgccaaataaatgtaatgcaatgctttttgtttcataattttACAGCTGACTATTTACtgaaactatttattttatttcaggtaaAGAAGCTCAAAAATAACTTCTGACCCcaatctgggaatcaaactcaGATCCCTGCGGTTGCAACCACCAAAACAGGGACTGAGAAAGAGTACCACCTTACAtctcaatgaaaaatgtatatagcTTTTCTCCCAGACTGGATCATTATCGTTTCTCCATTTTCAGGTTTAGTTTGAGTTTCTAAAAGACCTTTGAGaaaggaggtggaggtgtggcCTTACTTTTTGATCACCGTGTCGTCCAGGAGGTCGATCTTGTTCTGCACCAGCACTGTGGGGATGTCCCCCACCTCCGCCTCCACCTTCTCCCTCCAACTGCCGATGGCCTCGAACGAGTCACGGTCCGTGGTGGAGAAGACCAGCACACAGGCCTGGGCCCCTGCAGGGAGAGACCGCACACAGCACCCGATGGTCAGCTTCAACCACGACCGCACACAGCACCTAGTCAGCTTCAACCGTGACCGCACACAGCATCCGAGTGGTCAGCTTCAACCGCGACCGCACACAGCATCTGAGTGGTCAGCTTCAACCGTGACCGCACACAGCATCCGAGTGGTCAGCTTCAACCGCGACCGCACACAGCATCTGAGTGGTCAGCTTCAACCGTGACCGCACACAGCATCCGAGTGGTCAGCTTCAACAGTGACCGCACACAGCAAACAAACCGTAGACGCTTTTCCGCTGACGAGACGCGACATCGACTCCTTCATGTCTGATCTATTCATGTACACGTTTTCCCCTGACAGCGGAGATGACGGGTTCGGGTGGCCATGGCGACTCGTATCTTGCAGTGTGCAGTTAGCGACGGCGGCGGCTCGTAGTGGCGGTGTCGTCTGCTGACTTCTGTTCCGAGCTCTGCTCTTTACCGCGTCCCCCAAGATGCCAATTTCAGCCGGAGGCAAACCAGGGCAAACGCACTCCAGGGACTCTTGTGCAGGATGTTTGTCGCTTTTGAGGTTCCCAGGGAACTCCAATTCCATTaccatttattcaaaatataactgtgtgtgtgtgagactgtgtgcgCACGCTCGTgtctgtgcacttgtgtgtctgtctgtgtgtgtgcatgcatgtctgtgcgtgtctatgtgtgcatgtgtgtgtgtggtgtgtctgtggcatctgtgtgtgtgtgtgtctgtgcatgtgagaaAAACATATGACTCGGTGTAATCACTACCATCTGTCCTAAACCATCTTCAGTAACAGCTGTGCTGCGACTTTGCGAGAAGTTGTGATGTAGCACACTGACAGTTACCCAGCCCACAGACCCTGCTCTCAGACCTCACCTCGATAGTAGCAGACCCTGTACCCAGACCTCACCTCGATAGTAGGCCTTGGTGATGGCGTCAAACTCCTCCTGGCCTGCTGTGTCCCACAGCATCAGCCTCACGTCCTCATCGTTTACCCTGCCGCAGAAAGAAAGGGGGCGATTAACACCATGGTATTTTAACAGGTCCCATGGCACAGACCTTGCACGGGCATGTAGACCTTACACTTACGACAAAACAGGGAGCGGGGCATGCCTGGTAACCAAGCAAATCGCTACAACCCCTGAATTCTGATCCCTGAATGAAAACTAGCACTGCTACCACAGTCAAAACCCACCCAAAACTATGTACACCTTACTGTGAGCATTCACTTCAACTGTCAGAATAACA from Anguilla rostrata isolate EN2019 chromosome 18, ASM1855537v3, whole genome shotgun sequence includes the following:
- the rab23 gene encoding ras-related protein Rab-23; protein product: MLEEDMEVAIKVVVVGNGAVGKSSMIQRYCKGIFTRDYKKTIGVDFLERQIVVNDEDVRLMLWDTAGQEEFDAITKAYYRGAQACVLVFSTTDRDSFEAIGSWREKVEAEVGDIPTVLVQNKIDLLDDTVIKNEEAEGLAKKLKLRFYRTSVKEDLNVNEVFKYLADKYLQRLKQQSAEETEVVHTTSNKIGVFNTAGGSHSGQNSSSLNGCEVINLRPNRQRTKKSKTPFGSCRLL